From Candidatus Neomarinimicrobiota bacterium, the proteins below share one genomic window:
- a CDS encoding T9SS type A sorting domain-containing protein: MSNVGFHLVNVFLMTVLAGAPAFDCPPDSAYFPDLDTTSASFGNTVATGLCACLDFGSTLAGTDSTVTLTILLTDNEPLRAFQFEIADNTGDALKARSAKAGNKIEGWTVPIVETYHGTSLILGFSLSGEKTQPGVGDTLVQITFSIVKPLAEMLSFYFDSFGGVRLSDVDAQNVACSFPDSANPVSYPAGWPVALEGGSGAPDSFRLRDSFPNPFNTMTTIQFDLPSEVSVAISIYNILGQRVVTLVNRTLSAGSHTVKWRGQNRLGVDVASGLYVYTLTTDDFFDQKKMVLLR, translated from the coding sequence ATGTCAAACGTTGGTTTCCATCTGGTGAATGTTTTTCTTATGACAGTGCTCGCGGGCGCACCAGCTTTCGATTGTCCGCCGGATAGTGCTTATTTTCCGGACCTGGACACGACGAGTGCATCGTTCGGTAATACCGTAGCCACAGGGCTCTGTGCCTGCCTCGATTTTGGATCCACCCTTGCGGGAACGGACTCAACGGTCACCCTTACTATTCTTCTTACTGACAATGAACCCCTTCGCGCTTTTCAATTTGAAATCGCCGACAATACGGGCGACGCTCTGAAGGCAAGATCCGCCAAAGCGGGCAACAAGATCGAAGGGTGGACCGTTCCCATCGTCGAAACGTATCACGGCACCAGTCTCATTCTGGGGTTCAGCCTTTCGGGTGAGAAGACTCAGCCCGGTGTGGGTGATACCCTCGTTCAGATTACGTTCAGCATAGTGAAGCCGCTTGCGGAGATGCTCTCGTTCTATTTCGATAGTTTTGGTGGAGTTCGTCTGTCCGATGTTGATGCACAAAACGTGGCATGTAGTTTCCCGGATTCAGCGAATCCCGTATCTTATCCCGCCGGTTGGCCCGTGGCTCTCGAGGGAGGTTCCGGGGCACCCGACTCTTTCAGGCTGAGAGATAGTTTTCCCAATCCGTTCAACACTATGACCACCATTCAGTTCGATCTGCCCTCCGAAGTTTCCGTGGCAATTTCTATCTACAACATACTTGGCCAGCGAGTGGTGACGCTGGTGAACCGTACCTTATCCGCCGGGAGCCACACGGTCAAGTGGAGAGGTCAAAACCGGCTGGGTGTTGATGTGGCGTCGGGTCTCTACGTTTATACCCTCACAACGGATGACTTCTTCGACCAGAAGAAGATGGTTCTCCTCAGGTAG